Proteins encoded together in one Balearica regulorum gibbericeps isolate bBalReg1 chromosome 3, bBalReg1.pri, whole genome shotgun sequence window:
- the BORCS6 gene encoding LOW QUALITY PROTEIN: BLOC-1-related complex subunit 6 (The sequence of the model RefSeq protein was modified relative to this genomic sequence to represent the inferred CDS: inserted 1 base in 1 codon), which translates to MSGSGLWGVSAWALWAEMVAQSDPLLGEHGGGVRGAASSALCCYRSXGHPLPPPRQSPCENGASGTPLHRAPPISMKRRPPWPRLCQSEATQTLAATPASAGRPIRADTNSGHAPVSESRARSAKRTDGAGGPPCESRWPIGRHRNSLGHAPERRAANRRGRKQVAARPLVGGGGPAGRHASPAMEVPALRPAAAAGLPAAAEEGPSREAAGRRRDERSLEALSLADGGGTAAGRQLSEGRRATLASALELEGTVLREGRLTQFVANNLERRIRLSGAPRGEPPTAGGGGSIPAIDPGALQDVVALAGQVAAQVDELLRNVHCGLQALTALSVGCIQTYRDGVESLGEAADLSIRAMYALVARCEELDRAMQPVPALAKRIRDMKGTLERLEGLCK; encoded by the exons ATGAGCGGGTCGGGTCTCTGGGGAGTGTCTGCCTGGGCTTTGTGGGCTGAGATGGTGGCACAATCGGATCCGCTGCTAGGAGAACATGGCGGGGGAGTGAGAGGAGCAGCCAGCAGCGCCCTGTGTTGTTACCGGA GGGGCCACCCCCTTCCGCCCCCGCGCCAATCGCCGTGCGAGAATGGCGCGAGTGGCACGCCTCTCCACCGCGCTCCGCCAATCTCGATGAAACGGCGGCCTCCCTGGCCCCGCCTCTGCCAATCAGAAGCGACACAAACACTTGCGGCCACGCCCGCTTCCGCAGGCCGCCCAATCCGAGCAGACACAAACAGCGGGCACGCCCCAGTCTCCGAGTCACGGGCCCGCAGTGCGAAGCGAACGGACGGGGCGGGCGGTCCTCCTTGCGAGAGCCGCTGGCCAATCGGGAGGCACAGAAACAGCCTCGGCCACGCCCCCGAGCGCCGCGCAGCCAATCGAAGGGGACGTAAACAGGTGGCAGCGCGCCCCCTGGTGGGCGGTGGCGGGCCGGCGGGCAGGCACGCGTCGCCCGCCATGGAGGTACCGGCGCTGCGGCCCGCGGCGGCCGCCGGACTCCCGGCCGCAGCGGAGGAGGGACCCAGCCGTGAGGCGGCGGGGCGGAGGCGAGACGAGCGGAGCCTGGAGGCGCTGAGCCTGGCAGACGGCGGCGGGAcggcggcggggcggcagcTGTCGGAGGGGCGGCGGGCGACGCTGGCGAGCGCCCTGGAGCTGGAGGGGACGGTGCTGCGCGAGGGGCGCCTCACCCAGTTCGTGGCGAACAACCTGGAGCGGCGGATCCGGCTGAGCGGCGCCCCGCGGGGCGAGCCGCCGAccgcggggggcggcgggtcTATCCCCGCCATCGACCCCGGGGCGCTGCAGGACGTGGTGGCCCTGGCCGGGCAAGTGGCAGCTCAGGTGGACGAGCTGCTGCGTAACGTGCACTGCGGCCTGCAGGCCCTGACGGCGCTCAGCGTCGGCTGCATCCAGACCTACCGTGACGGGGTGGAGAGCCTGGGCGAGGCGGCCGACCTCAGCATCCGCGCCATGTACGCGCTGGTGGCGCGCTGCGAGGAGCTGGACCGCGCCATGCAGCCCGTGCCCGCCCTGGCCAAGCGCATCCGCGACATGAAGGGCACCCTGGAGCGGCTGGAGGGGCTCTGCAAGTAG
- the PNRC1 gene encoding proline-rich nuclear receptor coactivator 1 gives MVTTTAPPPFLARISAGTEDPRRLPSTLLQRLRRGDSNCENQPSCCLAGPGGSARPALKRVRRRKGKIRPSPAGLLPSRYQQYQQHRAGLGRRTPLGTHGPGELRAHPAPTVSATPGLVTTSPEEPPAPAPSRPAPSKPLRKEFLKSKMGKTEKAAIPYSQPVHSLHLCEQPKINRQKSKCNVPLTKITSAKKIENFWQDSVSPEIIQKQEKKPLKNTENFRNAKSKKPISLTEVSQKENYAGAKFSDPPSPSVLPKPPSHWVGGTAEPSDQNRELMAVHLKTLLKVQA, from the exons ATGGTTACCACCACGGCGCCGCCGCCCTTCTTGGCTCGGATCTCGGCGGGCACCGAAGACCCCAGGCGGCTGCCCTCCACTCTCCTCCAGCGCCTCAGGCGAGGGGACAGCAACTGCGAGAACCaacccagctgctgcctggcgGGCCCGGGGGGCAGCGCGCGGCCCGCGCTGAAGAGAGTCCGGCGGAGGAAGGGAAAGATCCGGCCCAGCCCCGCGGGGCTCCTGCCCAGCCGCTACCAACAGTACCAACAGCATCGCGCCGGCTTGGGGAGAAGGACCCCGTTGGGAACGCACGGCCCGGGCGAACTTCGCGCTCACCCTGCGCCAACGGTCTCAGCCACCCCCGGCCTGGTAACGACTTCTCCGGAGGAGCCCCCCGCGCCTGCCCCCTCGAGACCCGCGCCCAGCAAACCCCTCAGGAAGGAG TTCTTAAAGAGCAAGATGGGAAAGACTGAGAAGGCTGCCATCCCCTACAGCCAGCCCGTTCACAGTTTACATCTGTGTGAACAACCAAAGATTAACAGGCAGAAGAGTAAATGTAACGTGCCGCTGACAAAGATCACCTCGGCAAAAAAGATAGAGAACTTCTGGCAAGATTCTGTATCGccagaaataattcagaagcaggagaaaaagccaCTTAAAAACACAGAGAACTTCAGAAATGCCAAGTCCAAGAAACCTATCAGCCTAACTGAAGtaagccaaaaagaaaattacGCTGGGGCAAAATTTAGTGACCCACCATCTCCTAGTGTCCTTCCAAAGCCTCCCAGCCACTGGGTGGGTGGCACAGCTGAACCGTCTGACCAAAACAGGGAGTTGATGGCAGTCC